A single genomic interval of Piliocolobus tephrosceles isolate RC106 chromosome 7, ASM277652v3, whole genome shotgun sequence harbors:
- the LOC113225142 gene encoding CCAAT/enhancer-binding protein delta translates to MSAALFSLDGPARGAPWPAEPAPFYEPGRAGKLGRGAEPGALGEPGAAAPAMYDDESAIDFSAYIDSMAAVPTLELCHDELFADLFNSNHKAGGAGPLELLPGGPARPLGPGPAAPRPLKREPDWGDGDAPGSLLPAQVAACAQTVVSLAAAGQPTPPTSPEPPRSSPGPTPAPGPAREKSAGKRGPDRGSPEYRQRRERNNIAVRKSRDKAKRRNQEMQQKLVELSAENEKLHQRVEQLTRDLAGLRQFFKQLPSPPFLPAAGTADCR, encoded by the coding sequence ATGAGCGCCGCGCTCTTCAGCCTGGACGGCCCGGCGCGCGGCGCGCCCTGGCCTGCGGAGCCTGCGCCCTTCTACGAGCCGGGCCGAGCGGGCAAGCTGGGTCGCGGGGCCGAGCCGGGGGCCCTAGGCGAGCCAGGGGCCGCCGCCCCCGCCATGTACGACGACGAGAGCGCCATCGACTTCAGCGCCTACATCGACTCCATGGCCGCCGTGCCCACCCTGGAGCTGTGCCACGACGAGCTATTCGCCGACCTCTTCAACAGCAATCACAAGGCGGGCGGCGCGGGGCCCCTGGAGCTTCTGCCCGGCGGCCCCGCGCGCCCCTTGGGCCCTGGCCCCGCCGCTCCGCGCCCGCTCAAGCGCGAGCCCGATTGGGGCGACGGCGACGCGCCCGGCTCGCTGCTGCCCGCGCAGGTGGCCGCGTGCGCACAGACCGTGGTGAGCCTGGCGGCCGCAGGGCAGCCCACACCGCCCACGTCGCCGGAGCCGCCGCGCAGCAGTCCCGGGCCGacccccgcgcccggcccggcccggGAGAAGAGCGCCGGCAAGAGGGGCCCGGACCGCGGCAGCCCCGAGTACCGGCAGCGGCGCGAGCGCAACAACATCGCGGTGCGCAAGAGCCGCGACAAGGCCAAGCGGCGCAACCAGGAGATGCAGCAGAAGCTGGTGGAGCTGTCCGCCGAGAACGAGAAGCTGCACCAGCGCGTGGAGCAGCTCACGCGGGACCTGGCCGGCCTCCGGCAGTTCTTCAAGCAGCTGCCCAGCCCGCCCTTCCTGCCGGCTGCCGGGACCGCAGACTGCCGGTAA